Proteins from a single region of Punica granatum isolate Tunisia-2019 chromosome 8, ASM765513v2, whole genome shotgun sequence:
- the LOC116187877 gene encoding 7-deoxyloganetin glucosyltransferase-like, which produces MADGFMTFSAYLASEKFGIPVMTLWTILRPMPWFDKASATIIHTFEALERDVLSAMSSMASKPVHVVGPFQLLIDRIPENENQLKHIGYNLWKKKKRYEVFSVWLDSQIPESVLHITLRSVAFFTSQQLIEFGMEIDNSKYPLLWIIRPDLVNGDSGILPSVFNEETKGRAFIIARCLQEEVLDHPSE; this is translated from the exons ATGGCGGATGGTTTCATGACATTCTCTGCCTATCTGGCTAGTGAGAAGTTTGGGATCCCCGTCATGACCTTGTGGACTATATTGCGGCCTATGCCCTG GTTTGATAAAGCTTCTGCGACGATCATACACACTTTTGAAGCACTTGAACGGGATGTTCTGAGCGCTATGTCATCCATGGCGTCCAAGCCTGTTCATGTGGTCGGTCCATTCCAGCTACTTATCGATAGAATTCCGGAAAATGAGAATCAGCTAAAGCACATTGGGTACAacttatggaaaaaaaaaaaaagatatgaaGTGTTTTCGGTGTGGCTAGACTCTCAGATTCCCGAATCAGTGCTCCACATTACTTTGAGAAGCGTTGCATTTTTCACATCTCAACAGCTGATTGAGTTCGGCATGGAGATTGATAACAGCAAATATCCACTCCTATGGATAATTAGGCCCGACCTAGTGAATGGGGACTCGGGAATATTACCTTCGGTGTTCAATGAAGAAACAAAGGGGAGAGCCTTCATCATTGCACGGTGCCTGCAAGAGGAAGTACTCGACCACCCTTCAGAATGA
- the LOC116187321 gene encoding 7-deoxyloganetin glucosyltransferase-like: MAPHTSSMKLHAVCMPFPAQSHIGAMLNLTKLLHHRGLCITFVNTEFNHRRLFEAGGPSFLDDLPTGFQFVAIPDGLPPSQTNATQNLASLCESAWHLMGASFCALIGDLNERADSVLGFPPVSCIVADGTMTFSVDTASEKYGIPVVNLYTIPASATIAGWYFPKLKEKGLMPPNDCLDTTIDWIPGMKNMRVRDMPTLGGTMDPNDVILNFCAEVLPRFGSTSAQNRLWQSTG, translated from the exons ATGGCTCCCCATACATCCTCCATGAAACTTCACGCCGTCTGTATGCCCTTCCCAGCTCAGAGCCACATCGGTGCGATGCTCAATCTCACGAAGCTCCTTCACCACCGGGGCCTCTGCATCACCTTCGTCAATACAGAGTTCAACCACAGACGCCTGTTCGAAGCTGGAGGCCCGAGTTTTCTGGACGATCTCCCAACCGGATTCCAGTTTGTGGCGATACCTGACGGGCTTCCACCATCACAGACCAATGCCACCCAGAATCTTGCTTCCCTGTGCGAGTCAGCTTGGCACCTCATGGGAGCTTCATTCTGCGCGCTCATCGGAGATCTAAACGAGAGAGCAGATTCTGTTTTGGGCTTCCCACCAGTCTCCTGCATCGTGGCGGACGGTACCATGACATTCTCCGTCGATACCGCGAGTGAGAAGTACGGGATCCCCGTCGTGAACTTGTACACTATTCCGGCCTCTGCCACGATTGCAGGCTGGTATTTTCCTAAGCTCAAGGAGAAAGGTTTGATGCCACCAAATG ACTGTTTAGACACAACAATTGATTGGATCCCGGGCATGAAGAACATGAGAGTACGTGACATGCCAACTTTGGGTGGAACCATGGATCCAAACGATGTCATATTAAATTTCTGTGCTGAAGTACTACCAAGATTTGGTAGTACTTCAGCACAGAATCGGCTGTGGCAATCAACCGGTTGA
- the LOC116187876 gene encoding UDP-glycosyltransferase 85A8-like — MISIPVYAIGPFQLLIDRNLENENRLKHIGSNLWKEDMDCLQWLDSQKPGSVLYINFGSIAFLTSQQLIEFAMGIANSNHPFLWILRPDLVEGDRAILPPEFNETTKGRALISEWCPQEEVLNHPSVGGFLTHCGWNSTLETLTAGVPMLCWPFMGDQRTICKYTCSDWEVGLEIGSNVKRDEVKRLVKELMEGEKGKQMKKRAMEWKQIVFEATSEHGSSSINLDKLVSKIISNK, encoded by the coding sequence ATGATCTCCATCCCTGTTTATGCAATCGGTCCATTTCAGCTACTTATCGATCGAAATCTAGAAAACGAGAATCGTCTAAAGCACATTGGAAGCAACCTATGGAAAGAAGATATGGACTGCCTTCAGTGGCTCGACTCACAGAAGCCCGGATCAGTGCTCTATATAAATTTCGGAAGCATAGCATTTTTGACATCTCAACAGCTGATTGAGTTTGCTATGGGAATTGCTAATAGTAATCATCCATTCCTATGGATATTAAGACCCGATCTAGTGGAGGGGGACCGGGCAATACTACCTCCAGAATTTAATGAAACAACGAAGGGGAGAGCCCTCATTTCAGAATGGTGCCCGCAAGAGGAAGTACTCAATCACCCTTCGGTCGGAGGGTTCCTGACTCACTGCGGATGGAACTCAACGCTTGAGACCTTAACTGCTGGTGTCCCGATGTTGTGTTGGCCCTTTATGGGAGACCAACGAACGATCTGCAAGTACACATGCTCGGATTGGGAGGTTGGACTAGAGATCGGAAGCAATGTGAAGCGAGACGAAGTGAAGAGGCTAGTGAAGGAATTGATGGAAGGAGAGAAGGGAAAGCAAATGAAGAAAAGGGCAATGGAGTGGAAGCAAATAGTATTCGAGGCAACGAGCGAACATGGTTCATCATCTATAAATTTGGACAAACTAGTGTCTAAGATTATCTCTAATAAGTAG